TCGCGCGACGGACGATCGGCAATAAAGTCTCCCACTAATTGCCCTGGAGCCTCATAGGTTCCGCCCCCTAACTCAAACGCCCGCATCTCCAACTGTCGCTGCAAAGCAATCCCCCCTAAAGGACTCCCTGGATAATCTTCGGGCGTAATGCCAACGACAATCCCACTATTGGCATTGCGTTCATTGCGAGAATACTGGCTCATGCCATTCGTGACGACATGCCCTGGCTCTGAAGTCGCAGCAACGACTAATCCACCGGGACACATACAGAAGCTATACACCGATCGCCCATTTTTGGCATGATGCACTAACTTATAATCTGCCGCTCCCAATCGTCGATCGCCTGCATATTGTCCGTATCGGGCGCGATCAATCACGGGCTGCGGATGCTCAATCCGGAACCCGATCGAGAACGGTTTCGGCTCAATATAAACGCCTTGATCGAACAACATCTGGAACGTATCGCGGGCGCTGTGTCCAACCGCTAGCACCACATACCGACCTTCAAGGATTTCTCCGCTGTCTAAGCGAACGCCCTGCACCTGCCGATTCTCGATCAAGACCTCTTCGACTCGGCTTTGGAAGCGAATCTCACCGCCCAAGGATTCGATCGTGGCTCTCATCTTCTCAACGATTCCCACCAGCTTAAATGTCCCAATATGCGGACGATTCACATACAGGATCTCCGGTGAAGCGCCCGCATTGACCAATTCCGTCAACACTTTCCGCCCATAGTGTTGCGGATCGCGAACCTGGCTGTAGAGTTTGCCATCGGAGAACGTTCCTGCTCCGCCTTCGCCAAACTGGGCATTCGATTCCGGATTAAAGTCGGCTCTCTTTTTCCAAAAGCCAAACGTATCTGCCGTGCGATCTCGGACTTGTTTCCCCCGCTCCAGCAGAATCGGGCGAAATCCCATCCGCGCCAGCATCAGTCCCGCAAACATCCCACAGGGACCCGTGCCAATCACGATCGGGCGCTCTGTAAATCCTTTCGGAGCTTGAGCCACGATCCGATAGCTCATATCTGGTGTCTCTTTCACCCGCCGATCTTTCTTAAACCGTTGCAGCACTCGTTTTTCTTGCTTTATTTCTACGTCCAGAATATAGACCGCAGTAATCTTTTCCCCTCGATTGCGGGCATCATAGCTACGCTTAAAAATGGAATACCCAACCAATTCTTCTGCTGTAAGGTGCAGCATATCGAGAATGGCGCTTTCAATTTCCGCTTCAGTATGATCTAACGGGAGCTTTATTTCACTAAGTCGCAGCATAATCCAGAGTCCAACCGACAAAGTTCAGGATAACGTCTCCGCGACACAACCTATACAACACCGTAGCCGGTGTAGGGGCGCTTACGGCATAGCTCTGCTCGGTCTTCAGATTCACAAGTCTAATCAGCGATACTTCCAACCCCCTTTTCAGCCTGACTGGCGCTGCCATTGTAGTACCAGTCCAGCCCAAGGGTCGTTTTGCCACTTTTGCGGATAAATGAGCTATCCATCACTCCCAAGAGACCTTGCCCGGTTTCAAGACTGACTTCCACAATGCTTAAGTTCAATTCCACAAAGTCGAAGGAGTGCTCATACTGCCGTCGATAGGTTTTCTCATTCAAATCGCTGTATCGACTGAGATTGCTAAAGTTCACCTTGCCGCACACCACCACAATCGTCGTGAATAAGGTCACGAGAAACTTCAATTGCGGTTTGCAAGATGACCCACTTTTTCAAGTTGGCTCTGTACAATTTCCATATGGCTATTCGTCCGGCGCGTTTTTACTTATCAGCACCTTAAGGGACGAATAGTTTTCCTGTCGAGTCCCCCTAAAAACTGTCTGAAGTATTGATTTAGAGCGAAATCTAGTTAAGTTGACGATGCTGGCTAAAGATATAGATAGGCATTGGAATTTAACTGAGCGGTTTCGGCTTCTGGTTGCACCAAGATATTGAACGCCGTTTCTGCAATAAGTTTATGAGCAGCAGTGGTAATGTGAATGCCATCCCAGAATAGAAAATGCTCTGGGGATTGATGATTAAACTGACCGCTGAGATAAGCGTGCTGAGTATTCGTCAAGCCAAACGGGAGGGAATTGGTCATAACGCGCTGATAGAGGTTACAGGCATCCAGTAAAATAATTCGGGCAGCAGGTAATTCCTCCTGAATTCGCTCCAAAGCGCGACATAGATTGAGATTGTGTGCCTTGGACAATGCACTGAGAGCTTCAGCATTATCACGAATGCGTGTGGCGGGAAGTTGTCCCAAATCCGGCAGGTTTGCCACCAGGATTCTTCTACCTCCCAATCTTGCCACTTCAGCGATCGCCCTGGTCAACGCCTCTACGGGTAGGACTGGGTTCGTTTCTCCCTGAAAATAATCATTTGCACCAATCCAGAAGATATAAAGCGCAGATGAGTTTATCTGGACATGGGACTGGAGAAACGACTGCAACTGCACCCCAAGATTGGGAGCGAGCATACTGACCCGGCTTGCGGTTGCTCCACCTCGCGCATAGTTAGTGATATGTTCTGGAGCAATGCCGAACTGCTCTGCCAGATATTCCACCCAGACGCGACCATTAGAAAACCGTCCTTGAAAATAGGGGGGATCTGCCGGATAGGTTCTACCGTTTATCTCAAACAGACTGCCACTATCTGAAAGACTGTCCCCAAAAATATAGAAGTGGTCGATTAGGCTAGGCATTGTTTCTTGAGCTCCTGGTTCTGGGCTGCGGTGGCAGTAACGGCTCGTTTGGCAATCCGATCAGTTAACGCTGGGATGAGAAGCTTAACCCATCGCCCAAATTGGGCACGGTTGGACATCATGAGTTGCCGTTTACGGGAGGCGATCGCTCGGAGCATCTGCGCGACACAGACCTGGGTTGTCATTGCCTTCTGATAGTTCACGGTATGGCTGATATCGTGAGGCTGACCATCTGCCCCAATCACATGACTATGCATTCCCGTCGCTACAATATCAGGAAACAAAACAGTGACGCTCACTCCTGAATTCATCAGTTCAATTCGCAGGGAATCAAAGAATCCCATCATGGCATGTTTGCTGGCAACATAGCCGCTGCGGGTTGGAACCCCATTCAGAGCAGCGACACTGGCAACTGCGGCAACTCGTCCACCCGTCTGTTTAAGAAAGGGTAAGGCGTAGTAGGTACAGTAAGCACTACCCAGATAGTTAACCTGCATCAAGTGTTCCAGCAGATGAATATCTTCAATCTCCTCGACAGTGGAATACATCGTGATGCCCGCATTGTTGATTAAAGTGTCAATGCAACCGTAGGTGACGATCGTTTGCTGAATTAACTGTTGACACTGATGGCGATCGCTGACATCGGCCGGAACAGCCAGTGCCTCACCGCCACGCTCTCGACACCGGGACGCGACTGCTTCTAGCTTTTCAGTTTCCGGGGAAGCCAGCACGAGTCGAGCCTGCTGAACTGCAAGCTGGTAAGCCAGTTCTTCGCCAATGCCGGATGAGGCTCCGGTAATAATCACAACCTGATTTTGAAACGATCGACCAGAAGGACGAACGGAATGAAAAGGTTGGTGAATCATAGTGGTTTTTTGAGACAAATTTGAGGGTTTTGTGCCTCCTGAATCCTCCAATTCTGTGGAACGTTGAAGGGCTTGGAGGCAAAGTTGGAAAGTTCTGGCAGGTCTTGTACTAAGCAATCAGCTCAACAGTCTGGGGCATAGCGTCTATTTGGGGTACAGTGTCCTTTTCCTGGGCAATTCTGGCTTCGTTGGCTTTAAATTCCTCTAGCTGCTGGCTAATCTCACGGCAAACAATTTCGCGGTAGTCCAGAAAGTGTTCAAGCCGGGCACAAACCGCAATAAATTCTGCCAGACGGCTACGCTTGTGACGCATAATGCCGAAGAAGTTTCTCCAGAATAGCCTGCGTGTTTGGCTAACGACACCTTGTCGCCAGAGGATCTTAAACAAAGCCTTGACTTCTAGCCACTGCATTTTCGGTGCGCTGGATTTGTGATTTGGCTCTGCCATCATCAAGTAGTGGCGATATGCCCGATCGAGAAACTTAGCAGGATCATAGAGTTTCCAGAAGGAGTCAATATATTCCTGAGCAATTTCCTCGATGGGGCGAGTGGGAACAAAGTTCATTAGCGTGGTCTGGTTCACGTCGCCAGATTGCAGCCGCAACCGTTCTTCTTTTTCCAGGCGATGCCAGAGGGCGGTGTCGGGAAGTGCCTGCAACATACTGAAAAAGGCGATCGGAATACTGGTTTCCTCCACAAATTGAACGATGCGATTGCCCGCTCCCGTTTCTTCTCCATCAAAGCCGATGATGAATCCAGACATGACCATTAGCCCAGATTTGATAATGGCAGTCACAGAGTCGTAGAGCGAATTACGAGTATTTTGATGCTTTTTCGTCAGATTCAGACTTTCCTCATCGGGAGTCTCAATTCCCAGGAACACGGCATAGAAATTGCAGGCAACCATCAGATCCATTAGCTCCTGATCTTCTGCCAGGTTGACTGATGCTTCGGTGAAGAACTTGAAGGGATAGCCATGTTCTGCCATCCACACTTTCAGCTCCAGCAATAGCAGTTTGACATTGCGCTTGTTGCCAATAAAGTTATCGTCCACCATAAACACGCGACCCCGCCAGCCCAGCTTATGAAGGGCTTCCAGTTCTAGGATCAGTTGCGACGGCATTTTGGTGCGAGGTTTGCGTCCATACAGCACAATAATGTCGCAAAATTCGCACTGGAAGGGACAGCCCCGTGAGAACTGAACCGCCATCGAATCGTAGGCTGAAAGCTCCAACAGGTCGAAGCGAGGAATGGGGGTTTGGGTGATATCAGGCTTTTCTGTTGCCCGAAATGTTCCTTTAAGCGCGCCCTGTTGCAGTGCCTCCACAAACATGGGAAGGGTAATTTCTCCCTCATCCAGAACCAGGTAATCTGCGCCCATTGCCTTCGCTTCCTGTGGAAGAGCCGTGGGATAGGGTCCACCAACTGCTACAGATTTCCCATGCTGCTTTGCGAGATGAATCTGACGGCAAAAATCCTCCTTCTGCACAATCATGGCAGAAATAATCACCAGATCCGCCCACTCCCACTCCGCCTCCGATACTGGACGCACGTTACAATCCACCAGCTTAAAGTTCCAGTCCTGGGGAAGAATGGCGGCAACCGTAATTAGTCCAAGCGGGGGCATGAGAGCTTTTTTGCCCACTAACTCCAGGGCTTTTTCAAACGACCAGAAACTTTTCGGAAAGAGCGGATATACCAGCAGTACTTTCATTAGAGCCTCATTTTTCCTGAACTAAAAATTAAACAAGATGCTCAGATACAGTTTCATGACCCGTCTGGGATACAACACGCGATCGCGGCTGTTTTTTAGCCTTGCGTTTCATTTCTCGCTTGATCTGATTAACATAGGGATGCCAATCCACTTGCATCGTATGGCGTGGGGAGTCTACATATTGCTGCTTGACGCGCTTTTCTTCGATCTCCATTTCCCGTTTAATTTCCACCGGACTAGGCAATACAACCTCGCCTGCCAAAATGTCAGCAACCCATTTAGACTGCCATTCTGCGATCGGCATAATTGCTCCAATCGGTTGAAATAGTCCGATGAAGTAGAGATTGGGATAGTTGGGATGAATGACCCGCTTGTAGAGTGGCAGATGATTGTTCTCTGGATTGATAAAGTTCTTGTCAAAGAAGGGGAAAGAAATCTGGTAGCCTGTACCGTACACAATCACATCGATCGCTTCTTCTGTGCCATCTTCAAACCGAACGCGATCGCCTGATAGTTCTTTGACATTGGGCTTCATTTTGACTCTGCCATAGCCCACCATGTTTAATAGATCCGATGTGATCGTGGGATGCTCGCTGAGGAACGGGTGTTTGGGAACAGGGACACCCAATTCAGCCTGGGAACCTCGCGAGAGGAAGAGCAGTATTTGTCCATAAATTCGGCGCATCCACAGGGGCATTGCAAAGAAGAAGGGGGTCAGATAGCTGTCTAGCGGGCGACCTAGCATATACTTCGGTAGGATGTAAGCACTGCGCCGAGTTGATAGAAAAGTCTGATTGGCAATTCGAGCGGTTTCACAGGCAATATCACAAGCAGAATTTCCAATCCCGACCACCAGAATGTTTTTATCTGCCATACCATCCGGCGTTTTGTAATGGTGGGAGTGCATCACCGTACCGGAAAACTCGCCAGGGAAGTTAGGATACTTGGGATGCCAGTGATGTCCGTTCGCCACAATCACAGCTTTATAGGATTCAGTTCGTTCACCTGCATCATTCCGGGTTGTAACGTTATAGGTGCCATCGCTGAGCGGTTCAACTCGAACTACCTCAGTTTTAAAGGTAATTTTGTGGCGGAATCCGAAGTGATCAACATAAGCCTCGAAGTAATTGAGAATTTGGCTGTGTCTCGCATAATCGGGATAGTCATCTGGCATCGGAAAGTCTGAATACTCCATATTCCGCTTCGAGGAGTTGATATGAAGCGATTTATAGGCGGAAGACATCCCGTTATCATTCAGGTAACGCCAGTTGCCACCCACCCCCGAACCTTTTTCAAAGCAGTCGAAGGGAATTCCTTTTTGATGCAAAATCTTGGCTGTAGCAATTCCAGAGGAACCTGCACCAATAATACAAACGCGATCGAGAGTCATAGCTACTTTCTCCTGAGAATAAAAAGGGTTGCAGAGTGGGATTTCTATTTCTGTAAACTTGTTAGAGTGGCAAAGGTCGATCGCTTGCAGAGCTGTTTCCAAGCTTCTCCAATGGGGATCTGATTGTACTGTTCGGGGAAATGCTGCTTCAGCAGTTGGCTCACCAGAGGATAATAATCCGAGTGCATTGATGGGAATAGATGATGCTCTATGTGATAAGAAAAATTGCTGTGCAGCAGATTAAAGATTGGATGAACGATAACAGACGTTGTGGCGGTCAAGGAATCATTTTCTAGTGTAACTGGATTGAGAAAATGATTGGTTTTAATGTAAACCATGAGAAAAGAAGATGCGAATAGCGGAGGCAAAATACCAATAAAGAAATACCTCCTGAAATCACAGCCTAGGCTTACAAAGAGTAATGCTTGCAGCGCAGTAATAATTCCAAGTTCTCCAATGACTGCAAGCCGCTCCTTCTGCGTGTAGGGCTTTTGATAGGGAACAAAATGATAGGTACTCTTCTCTGTCCAGAAAACTCCAATGATGTTGCGGCTGATATAGCTAACGAAGTGGATCATCTGAATGGGATTAAACAGCCAGGGAAACCGCTTGAATCCTTGAGGATAAAAAACCAAGCTGTAAACTTTTCGCAACCAAGTTTCCTCAAAATCTAACCAGGGACGATCGGGGTCTTTCAATGTGCCTGTATAGGGGTGGTGCGTCTGGTTATGAACATGAATCCACATTGTTCTTGGAATAAGACTCAAGCCCCATGAGGGCACTTCTAAGCAATCTTTCAATAATCCCTGGGGCAATACGGCACCGTGGCTTAAATTATGAGCAAAGAGGGTTAATCCGGCTGTACTGTGAGCATAGAGCAAGGAAACGAAGACGAGCAAGACTGGGTTTGTAGTCGAGCGGGCAAGAAAAATACTAGCCACAACAAGAGCAAGCCAAAATAAAAAGTAGAGAACAGAACTTGGCTTGCGTTGAAATGCCTCTTTTGGAAGCAAGGGACGGATCACTCGAATATAGTCAGCATCCGTATGGTGATTGGTAGAGTCAGCTTCAGAAGAAGTTGCTCCAGACGATGAGAAATTTGAAGCTGTATACATGGCTGTAGTCTAGTTCTGGGTAGCACCTATCAACTGGAGAAAAAGAAGGGAGAGGATGTATTGCCCTATATTGTTCTTTGTTCAAACATCCTCTAGAACTGATTAGCGACTATGGGGCTGACTCATGAAGCAGTCGCGGCTGCATAAACTGGAGCTTGGGGCTGGAAGGTTTCTACCCGTTCCCAAATCAGATAGCCTACTTGCTCAATGCCATAAACCACCATTTGAGGTGTGCTGAGGGTAAGACGATCGCCATCCAGATCAACAAAGCGAACCTGATCAATGCCAACCCAGTTCGGGAAGAAACTGACATCAACGTGGTGAATCACTTTGTTATCTTCCAGCTTGTAGCTGCCGCAGTAGGAAATATAGGAATCTGCTGCTGCAATTTTTTCTTCCGGCGTGCCTCCGGCAATATCTCCCGCTAGGAATCGTTGGCGGTTTGCCTTCATAATTGCTACCGACACAAAGCCATTTTCGGTGTAGACGATATAACCTGCGGGATCAGATCCCAAGGGTTGAAACACACGACCGTCAGTGGTTCGAGTTTCGCAGCTTACCAGTTTCCAGGTTCCAACGATTTGATTAGACATGATTTCCTTTAGGCTATAAGTTGAGAGATGAATTCAGAGATGAGTACAAGCCTTGCACTTGCAAGCTTTTTGATCAATCAGACCTACTGAAAGCAAATTTGATTCGAGTGTGGGCAGCAAGTTCTACGATCGCCCATTACCCAATGCGCCGCAGAGTGAGACGCAGCAGCAGCAGATCACCAGTTAGGAACCCAAGCAGTGCCAGATAGAGGTAACGTTCGTAGCGCTGAAACACCACCTCTCCAGCCGCCTGAACTACCTCGGCGCGATGTGCTCTCAGATTCTTCAGCCAAACTTCCAGCGTTTTTACATAATCCAGGCGATCGTTTCTCACCGTGACGATTTCAAAAATGCCTTCTGCGGCTTCTGCAATCTCTGCCAAGCGGGGTGAGTCCGATTCAGGAAAGATTTCTTCGTTGGCGAACTTTGCACCCGGTAGCTTCTGCACTTCTTCCGGTTTGCGCTTTCCGTAAGCAATTGTTTGCAGCGACATCGAACCACCGGGATTCAGCCATCCATGGCAGCGTTGAAAGAACGATCGATAAACCTCAATCTTTTCTGCACTAGATAGCTCTGGCTTCACAAAATGCTCAAACGCGCCAACCGATATAATGGCATCAAACGGAGCAGTCGGCTCATAGTTCTGCCATCCTTCCAAATTCACCTCGATTTGAGGATGATTCAGTGCCCGCACCCAGTCTGCCTGTGCTTCACTTAGGGTCAGCCCGATCGCCTGTTGAACACCATGTTCGTTGACCAATCGCTTGAGGATGCCGCCCCAGCCGCAGCCGATATCTAACACCCGCTTTTTCCCTTGCGCTCTTGCCTGTTCGATGTGGTAATCAATTTTGCGAATCTGTGCTTTCTCCAGATTGGTGGTTGGTTCGTTTTCTTCCCAAAGCGCACAGGAATAAACCATCGTAGGGTCAAGCCAGAGTTGATAAAAATCATTGCCGACATCGTAGTGATGCTGGATTGCAGCAGCAGAAGCTCCGGTAGAGGTTGACAGTGTAGAAGTTGCAGCGTTCATAGTTTTGCCTGTGATGCTTGATTGGAACTGTTGTTGATTGAATGTTGATTGAACTGATGAATCATCTCAGTTTGCGAATTTAGTCAAAGTTGAGGCTGATTGGAGCTAATTCGCAGCAAGACGTTGAGCCAAAACTTCGATCGACGGAAGATCATACAGGAGGGTAGGATTCAGTTCATGTCCCAATTGGTCTTCCAAATAGCAAATCAAACTAATTGCGGTTGCTGAATCTAAACCGTATTGATCAAAAGCAGCTTTCGTATCAACTTGAGCAGGTTCAATGTCCAACACTTTTGCAACGAAATCGACAATCCAGCCTTGAATAACATCTGCTGTAGGAGATGCTTGAGTAGAAACAGAAACATTAGCTTGCATGGTGATTCTCCTAGAAATGAGGAATTAATTTGAGATCGAATGAGAACCCGTTTGGGTGGGAACTTTCTTGAACCTTTGTTCAAATCTTTTTGGCTTGAATCATGGCTTCTGTGGGAACAGTCACATCCCATGCCAGTCCAGTCATTTCCAGTAGCCGAATTACCCAGTAACCGAGATCAATCTGCCACCAGTCAAGTCCAAACTTTGCGGAGTTCTGGAAAGCGTGGTGGTTGTTATGCCAGGATTCCCCAGCGGTTGGTAACGCTAACCAAATGTTATTCACGCTGCGATCGCTGGTTTGAAAAGGACGCTGCCCCCATAGATGACAAACTGAGTTAATGCACCAGGTCGTATGTTGGGCGAAGTAGAGACGAATCACACCCCCTAACCAGAAACCGTGCCAGACACCCATCCAACTTTGCGTAACTATTCCAGTGACGATCGCAGGAAACACCAGCCCTAAAACAATCCAGCTGTAGTACCAGCGGCTTACTTTCAGAATTGCCTGATCTCGCAAGAGTTCCGGTGCATAGTAGACAGGATTTGGATATTCGTACTCCCATTTCCAGAACAGATGGGAATACCACAACCCCAGTAACTTATTAGGCGCAGTATGGGGAGAATGGGTATCTTCAGGTTGGTCGCTGAAGCGGTGATGGTGACGATGGTTTGCAACCCAGGACAGAACTGGGCCTTGAGCACTCATCGAACCCAGAATAACTAATAGCTGACGAATGACGGGATGAGCGTTGAAGCTACGGTGGGTAAAGAGCCGATGATAACCAACGGTGATACCTGTGCTGGTCAGAAAACACATTCCAAGAAAAACGATGCTGTCAATCAGAGTCAGCGATTCATGCCACAGTAGAGCGATCGCGATCATACATCCAATCAGAGGCACGACATCACAGATTAAGAAATGGCGTTTCTGCATCAGTTTGATGTAGCTGTTACTGATCAGTCTCTTCTTAAGGGGCGACTTCTCTGAATCGGGAGAAACTGTAGCTTGCATATTCGGGTTCCTCATCGGCTAACTGTTAGATCTAAACGGGAGCAGGGATTTGATTTTGGGCGAGCACAACTTCTAGCTTCTGTGCGAGAAAACGTTCCCGGCAGGCGAAGCGACGAATCTTACCACTGGAAGTTCTGGGAATACTGCTCGGTTTAATCAGCGTGACGGTGTGAATCTGTAATTCATGCTCTCGTAGGACTGCCTGCCGAATCTGACCCGTCACTTCCTCGATATTGAGATTGCGGAAATGCTGGCGATTCACTTCCTGCACAGCGATTAAGCGTGTCTCACCGTGATGCTCGATCGTAAAGACTGCCCCGCTACCCCCCTTACAAGCTGGATGACTCTGCTGCATCGTTGTTTCAATATCTTGGGGATAGTAGTTGCGCCCTCGAATAATAATCAAGTCTTTCAACCGTCCAGTGATATAGAGTTCTCCGTCTTGCATAAACCCTAAATCACCTGTACGCAAGAAGAAATCTTCACTTTCAAAGAGGGAACCGCGAAAGTAAGCAATCGTTGCTCCAACATTGTTCCAGTATCCCTTAGCAACACTGGCACCAGAAACCCAAATCTCACCAATTTCATTCGGTAGGCAGCGCACTTGCGTATCAGGATTCACGACAATGACGTTAAGGTCAGACAGAGGTTGACCACAGCTTACTAAAGTTTGAGTTTTTGTTTCTCCAGCAGGAGCAAGAATGATTTGATTTTGACTCAGAGCATCCTGATCAACAGATTGCATCTTAGGAACAGTTGCCTTATTGCCTCCCGAAACAATCAGCGTTGTTTCTGCCATACCATAGCAGGGATAGAAAGCTTCTCGGCGGAATCCACAAGGCGCGAAGAAATTAGAGAACTGCTCGATCGTTTCTGCCCGCACGGGTTCTGCGCCACTAAATGCCACTTCCCAACTGCTGAGGTCAAGGCTAGCACGCTGTTCTTCGGTCACACGCTGCACACAAAGGTCATAGGCAAAGTTGGGTCCACCACTGGTGGTTGCTTGATACCGAGAAATTGCCTGAAGCCAGTAAAACGGTCTGTACAAAAAGGTAGTTGGAGACATCAGCACGACAGGGAAATTGGCATACATCGGTTGGAGAATGCCTCCAATCAATCCCATATCGTGGTAGGACGGCAACCAGATTACACCACAGCTCTCAGATGAATGCCCAAATGCCTGATGAATCAGAGATGAGTTGTGCAACAGATTACCCTGAGTAACCATCACGCCCTTAGGAGCTGCTGTTGAGCCAGAGGTATATTGCAGAAACGCGATCGACTCTTTGCTAATTTCCGGCATTCGCCATTCAGACCGCGAGATTTCAGAGAGTCCGTCGGTGGCAATCCATTGCAGATCGTGTAGGTCTGGCAGATTGTTCAATTGCGGTTTTACAATCGACAACACCTGCTGATTCGTTAACGCAAACTTAGGTTGGGCATTCTCAACAATGGCTTGCAGGCGACTGAGTGATCGATTCGGACGAGGTGGGTAGGCAGGAACCGCGATCGCTCCTGCGTACAAACAACCGAAGAAGGCAGCGATAAAGTCGAGTCCAGGTGGATAGAGTAGAAGCACCCGCGCTTGATTAGCGCCCTGACTTTGCAATGCAGCAGCGATCGTTGTTGCTTGCTGATGCAGTTTCAGGTAAGTCAAGCTGGACTGCTCAACTCCAGACTCATTGAGAAAACGGTAGCCAATGCGATCGGGATAA
This is a stretch of genomic DNA from Cyanobacteria bacterium FACHB-DQ100. It encodes these proteins:
- a CDS encoding SGNH/GDSL hydrolase family protein; translated protein: MPSLIDHFYIFGDSLSDSGSLFEINGRTYPADPPYFQGRFSNGRVWVEYLAEQFGIAPEHITNYARGGATASRVSMLAPNLGVQLQSFLQSHVQINSSALYIFWIGANDYFQGETNPVLPVEALTRAIAEVARLGGRRILVANLPDLGQLPATRIRDNAEALSALSKAHNLNLCRALERIQEELPAARIILLDACNLYQRVMTNSLPFGLTNTQHAYLSGQFNHQSPEHFLFWDGIHITTAAHKLIAETAFNILVQPEAETAQLNSNAYLYL
- a CDS encoding SDR family oxidoreductase, whose protein sequence is MIHQPFHSVRPSGRSFQNQVVIITGASSGIGEELAYQLAVQQARLVLASPETEKLEAVASRCRERGGEALAVPADVSDRHQCQQLIQQTIVTYGCIDTLINNAGITMYSTVEEIEDIHLLEHLMQVNYLGSAYCTYYALPFLKQTGGRVAAVASVAALNGVPTRSGYVASKHAMMGFFDSLRIELMNSGVSVTVLFPDIVATGMHSHVIGADGQPHDISHTVNYQKAMTTQVCVAQMLRAIASRKRQLMMSNRAQFGRWVKLLIPALTDRIAKRAVTATAAQNQELKKQCLA
- a CDS encoding DUF4070 domain-containing protein, encoding MKVLLVYPLFPKSFWSFEKALELVGKKALMPPLGLITVAAILPQDWNFKLVDCNVRPVSEAEWEWADLVIISAMIVQKEDFCRQIHLAKQHGKSVAVGGPYPTALPQEAKAMGADYLVLDEGEITLPMFVEALQQGALKGTFRATEKPDITQTPIPRFDLLELSAYDSMAVQFSRGCPFQCEFCDIIVLYGRKPRTKMPSQLILELEALHKLGWRGRVFMVDDNFIGNKRNVKLLLLELKVWMAEHGYPFKFFTEASVNLAEDQELMDLMVACNFYAVFLGIETPDEESLNLTKKHQNTRNSLYDSVTAIIKSGLMVMSGFIIGFDGEETGAGNRIVQFVEETSIPIAFFSMLQALPDTALWHRLEKEERLRLQSGDVNQTTLMNFVPTRPIEEIAQEYIDSFWKLYDPAKFLDRAYRHYLMMAEPNHKSSAPKMQWLEVKALFKILWRQGVVSQTRRLFWRNFFGIMRHKRSRLAEFIAVCARLEHFLDYREIVCREISQQLEEFKANEARIAQEKDTVPQIDAMPQTVELIA
- a CDS encoding NAD(P)-binding domain-containing protein, with the protein product MTLDRVCIIGAGSSGIATAKILHQKGIPFDCFEKGSGVGGNWRYLNDNGMSSAYKSLHINSSKRNMEYSDFPMPDDYPDYARHSQILNYFEAYVDHFGFRHKITFKTEVVRVEPLSDGTYNVTTRNDAGERTESYKAVIVANGHHWHPKYPNFPGEFSGTVMHSHHYKTPDGMADKNILVVGIGNSACDIACETARIANQTFLSTRRSAYILPKYMLGRPLDSYLTPFFFAMPLWMRRIYGQILLFLSRGSQAELGVPVPKHPFLSEHPTITSDLLNMVGYGRVKMKPNVKELSGDRVRFEDGTEEAIDVIVYGTGYQISFPFFDKNFINPENNHLPLYKRVIHPNYPNLYFIGLFQPIGAIMPIAEWQSKWVADILAGEVVLPSPVEIKREMEIEEKRVKQQYVDSPRHTMQVDWHPYVNQIKREMKRKAKKQPRSRVVSQTGHETVSEHLV
- a CDS encoding fatty acid desaturase, encoding MYTASNFSSSGATSSEADSTNHHTDADYIRVIRPLLPKEAFQRKPSSVLYFLFWLALVVASIFLARSTTNPVLLVFVSLLYAHSTAGLTLFAHNLSHGAVLPQGLLKDCLEVPSWGLSLIPRTMWIHVHNQTHHPYTGTLKDPDRPWLDFEETWLRKVYSLVFYPQGFKRFPWLFNPIQMIHFVSYISRNIIGVFWTEKSTYHFVPYQKPYTQKERLAVIGELGIITALQALLFVSLGCDFRRYFFIGILPPLFASSFLMVYIKTNHFLNPVTLENDSLTATTSVIVHPIFNLLHSNFSYHIEHHLFPSMHSDYYPLVSQLLKQHFPEQYNQIPIGEAWKQLCKRSTFATLTSLQK
- a CDS encoding lipocalin-like domain-containing protein, yielding MSNQIVGTWKLVSCETRTTDGRVFQPLGSDPAGYIVYTENGFVSVAIMKANRQRFLAGDIAGGTPEEKIAAADSYISYCGSYKLEDNKVIHHVDVSFFPNWVGIDQVRFVDLDGDRLTLSTPQMVVYGIEQVGYLIWERVETFQPQAPVYAAATAS
- a CDS encoding class I SAM-dependent methyltransferase, yielding MNAATSTLSTSTGASAAAIQHHYDVGNDFYQLWLDPTMVYSCALWEENEPTTNLEKAQIRKIDYHIEQARAQGKKRVLDIGCGWGGILKRLVNEHGVQQAIGLTLSEAQADWVRALNHPQIEVNLEGWQNYEPTAPFDAIISVGAFEHFVKPELSSAEKIEVYRSFFQRCHGWLNPGGSMSLQTIAYGKRKPEEVQKLPGAKFANEEIFPESDSPRLAEIAEAAEGIFEIVTVRNDRLDYVKTLEVWLKNLRAHRAEVVQAAGEVVFQRYERYLYLALLGFLTGDLLLLRLTLRRIG
- a CDS encoding acyl carrier protein — encoded protein: MQANVSVSTQASPTADVIQGWIVDFVAKVLDIEPAQVDTKAAFDQYGLDSATAISLICYLEDQLGHELNPTLLYDLPSIEVLAQRLAAN
- a CDS encoding acyl-CoA desaturase, yielding MQATVSPDSEKSPLKKRLISNSYIKLMQKRHFLICDVVPLIGCMIAIALLWHESLTLIDSIVFLGMCFLTSTGITVGYHRLFTHRSFNAHPVIRQLLVILGSMSAQGPVLSWVANHRHHHRFSDQPEDTHSPHTAPNKLLGLWYSHLFWKWEYEYPNPVYYAPELLRDQAILKVSRWYYSWIVLGLVFPAIVTGIVTQSWMGVWHGFWLGGVIRLYFAQHTTWCINSVCHLWGQRPFQTSDRSVNNIWLALPTAGESWHNNHHAFQNSAKFGLDWWQIDLGYWVIRLLEMTGLAWDVTVPTEAMIQAKKI